Proteins from a single region of Gemmatimonas sp. UBA7669:
- a CDS encoding MFS transporter, translated as MFTLFLVVFLDLIGFGMIIPVFPFYAERIGVAPSSVIFFLGLYSVGQLVGAPLWGGLSDRIGRRPVLLATLLANAAASWMLAYADTGLTLAISRIISGLAAGNISTAYAYTTDITTDATRPKALGLLGSAFGMGFILGPALGGLLAGNADDGSSMGRVAHAAALLSLLAFALTVFRLPESLPPEARRSKTSTRQPLSAYFRRPILRDLLFATLVVVAAVAIFQSTMALFGAERLGIGPRTLGWVYGITGAISVSIQAGVIGRLTQRFGAPALAQFGTVMIALGLAGIPLAQSVFWLCGTLALFAVGSACFNPSMSGLVAAAAEPHERGGVLGAHQGAASLGRVVGPMVASGVAQLAGLTWPFVVGAAVCVLGTVLLRAALRAPHHQHVTSG; from the coding sequence GTGTTCACGCTTTTCCTCGTCGTTTTTCTCGACCTGATCGGCTTCGGCATGATCATCCCGGTGTTCCCGTTCTACGCGGAGCGCATCGGGGTGGCGCCGTCGTCGGTCATCTTCTTCCTCGGGCTCTACTCGGTGGGGCAACTGGTCGGCGCACCCCTCTGGGGCGGGCTGTCCGATCGCATCGGCCGACGCCCCGTGTTGCTGGCCACCCTGTTGGCCAACGCGGCCGCCTCGTGGATGCTGGCCTACGCCGACACCGGGCTCACGCTCGCCATCTCGCGCATCATCTCCGGGCTCGCGGCCGGCAACATCTCCACGGCCTACGCCTACACCACCGACATCACCACCGACGCCACCCGCCCCAAGGCCCTCGGCCTGCTCGGTTCGGCCTTCGGCATGGGCTTCATCCTCGGACCGGCTCTTGGCGGACTCCTGGCCGGCAATGCCGACGACGGGTCCTCCATGGGCCGCGTGGCGCATGCCGCCGCCCTGCTCTCTCTGCTGGCCTTTGCGCTCACGGTCTTTCGCCTGCCCGAATCCCTGCCGCCCGAAGCGCGTCGCAGCAAGACCAGCACACGTCAGCCGCTCTCGGCGTACTTCCGCCGCCCCATTCTGCGCGATCTGCTCTTTGCCACGCTCGTCGTAGTCGCGGCCGTAGCCATCTTCCAGAGCACCATGGCCCTGTTCGGTGCCGAACGATTGGGCATCGGGCCACGCACGCTGGGCTGGGTCTACGGCATTACGGGCGCCATCTCCGTGTCCATTCAGGCCGGCGTCATTGGCCGGCTGACGCAACGCTTTGGTGCCCCGGCCCTCGCGCAGTTTGGCACGGTCATGATCGCCCTCGGCCTCGCCGGCATTCCGCTCGCACAGTCGGTGTTCTGGCTTTGCGGCACACTGGCCCTCTTTGCCGTGGGCTCGGCCTGCTTCAACCCCAGCATGAGCGGCCTCGTGGCCGCTGCCGCCGAGCCGCACGAACGCGGCGGGGTGCTGGGCGCACACCAGGGCGCCGCCTCGCTCGGGCGCGTGGTGGGCCCCATGGTGGCCAGCGGCGTGGCCCAGTTGGCCGGACTCACCTGGCCCTTTGTGGTCGGCGCCGCCGTGTGCGTGCTGGGCACCGTGCTGCTACGCGCCGCCCTCCGCGCGCCGCACCATCAGCACGTCACCTCCGGCTGA
- a CDS encoding universal stress protein: MSAIQRAAVRSSSPLATAVGGPILVASDGTSVSSDALFNAARLAARAYGGEIAILGVSEPVPGVAAGVDVLPVPPALDEVRRQHLLDDLRREVSVSASGDPAWPIHALIGSPARTLAMAADQQHATVIVMGIGRHNPLDRLFGTETTLATLRESRVPILAVGPTFPSQPVRAVVGLDFSVASVQAAHMALQLLPPGGQLTLVHVRPRFEHPSSEWAAWDADYGRTLPPLFEQVRAQLDVPDHVLVETVTLRGDPAPSLLAYAQQVNAELLAVGTQRHSLYERILVGSVATKVLRTAKIGVLAVPGNARETE, from the coding sequence ATGTCCGCCATTCAGCGTGCTGCCGTGCGTTCGTCCTCTCCTCTGGCCACCGCCGTCGGTGGTCCCATTCTCGTGGCCAGTGACGGCACGTCGGTTTCCAGCGACGCGCTGTTCAATGCCGCGCGGCTGGCGGCGCGTGCGTATGGGGGCGAGATCGCCATCCTTGGTGTGAGCGAGCCCGTGCCGGGTGTGGCGGCGGGTGTGGATGTGTTGCCGGTGCCGCCGGCGCTGGACGAGGTGCGGCGGCAGCATCTGCTGGACGACCTGCGCCGGGAGGTGTCGGTGTCGGCGTCGGGCGACCCGGCCTGGCCGATTCATGCGCTGATCGGTTCGCCGGCACGCACGCTGGCCATGGCCGCCGATCAGCAGCATGCCACGGTCATCGTGATGGGCATCGGGCGGCACAATCCGCTCGATCGGCTGTTCGGCACGGAGACCACGCTGGCCACGCTGCGCGAGTCGCGGGTGCCGATTCTGGCGGTGGGGCCAACCTTCCCGTCGCAGCCGGTGCGCGCCGTGGTGGGGCTCGACTTCAGCGTGGCCAGCGTGCAGGCCGCGCACATGGCGCTGCAGTTGCTGCCACCGGGCGGGCAACTCACGCTGGTGCATGTGCGGCCGCGGTTTGAACACCCGTCGTCGGAGTGGGCGGCCTGGGATGCCGACTACGGGCGCACGTTGCCGCCGCTGTTCGAGCAGGTGCGCGCGCAGCTCGATGTGCCGGACCACGTGCTGGTGGAGACGGTCACGCTGCGCGGCGATCCGGCGCCAAGTCTGCTGGCGTATGCGCAGCAGGTGAACGCCGAACTGCTGGCGGTGGGCACGCAGCGGCACAGCCTGTACGAGCGCATCCTGGTGGGCAGCGTGGCCACGAAGGTGCTGCGGACGGCGAAGATCGGCGTGCTGGCGGTGCCGGGGAATGCTCGCGAGACCGAATGA
- the ahcY gene encoding adenosylhomocysteinase encodes MTEHGVALLTSLDRPAFAVRDLSLAEWGRKEIRLAEQEMPGLMALRAEYGASQPLKGAKIMGSLHMTVQTAVLIETLTALGADVRWVSCNIFSTQDHAAAAVAVGPQGTVDNPKGTPVFAWKGETLEEYWWCTEQALMWPDGTGPNLLLDDGGDATLLVHKGAEYEKTGTVPSFDSDNEPEEWGVILDLLRVEQQKNPGRWTKVLAGIRGVSEETTTGVHRLYEMEKAGTLAFPAINVNDAVTKSKFDNLYGCRHSVVDGLNRATDVMLAGKIVVVLGYGDVGKGCAQALKGQGARVVITEIDPICALQAALEGYQVTTLEDIVEQADIFVSATGNKNVITVEHMSRMKDKAIVSNIGHFDNEIDMAGLKKVEGMKRINIKPQYDEFVLPNGRSILVLAEGRLMNLGCATGHPSFVMSASFSNQVLAQLELHARAESYEKKVYTLPKHLDEKVARLHLDKLGVKLTTLTADQASYIGVDVNGPYKAAHYKY; translated from the coding sequence ATGACCGAACACGGCGTCGCGCTGCTGACGTCACTCGACCGTCCCGCCTTTGCCGTGCGCGATCTCTCGCTCGCGGAGTGGGGTCGCAAGGAAATCCGTCTCGCCGAGCAGGAGATGCCGGGCCTGATGGCACTGCGCGCGGAGTACGGCGCGTCGCAGCCGCTCAAGGGCGCGAAGATCATGGGTTCGCTGCACATGACGGTGCAGACGGCGGTGCTCATCGAGACGCTCACCGCGCTGGGCGCCGACGTGCGCTGGGTGTCGTGCAACATCTTCTCCACGCAGGATCATGCGGCGGCGGCCGTGGCCGTGGGTCCGCAAGGCACGGTGGACAACCCCAAGGGCACGCCGGTCTTTGCGTGGAAGGGTGAGACGCTCGAGGAATACTGGTGGTGCACGGAGCAGGCGCTGATGTGGCCGGACGGCACGGGCCCCAACCTGCTGCTGGATGACGGCGGCGACGCTACGCTGCTGGTGCACAAGGGCGCCGAGTACGAAAAGACGGGCACGGTGCCGAGCTTTGACAGCGACAACGAGCCGGAAGAGTGGGGCGTGATTCTCGACCTGCTGCGCGTGGAGCAGCAGAAGAATCCGGGCCGCTGGACGAAGGTGCTGGCGGGCATTCGTGGTGTGTCGGAAGAGACCACCACGGGTGTGCACCGTCTCTACGAAATGGAGAAGGCCGGCACGCTGGCGTTCCCCGCCATCAACGTGAACGACGCCGTCACCAAGTCCAAGTTCGACAATCTGTACGGCTGCCGTCACTCGGTGGTGGACGGCCTCAATCGTGCGACCGACGTGATGCTGGCCGGCAAGATCGTGGTGGTGCTCGGCTACGGTGACGTGGGCAAGGGCTGCGCGCAGGCGCTCAAGGGTCAGGGCGCGCGTGTCGTCATCACGGAAATCGACCCGATCTGCGCGCTGCAGGCGGCGCTGGAAGGGTATCAGGTCACGACGCTCGAAGACATTGTGGAGCAGGCCGACATCTTCGTGAGCGCGACGGGCAACAAGAACGTCATCACCGTGGAACACATGAGCCGCATGAAGGACAAGGCCATCGTGTCCAACATCGGCCACTTCGACAACGAGATCGACATGGCCGGTCTCAAGAAGGTCGAAGGCATGAAGCGCATCAACATCAAGCCGCAGTATGACGAGTTCGTGCTGCCGAACGGGCGCTCCATTCTGGTGCTGGCCGAAGGCCGTCTCATGAATCTGGGCTGCGCCACGGGCCACCCGAGCTTCGTGATGAGCGCGAGCTTCAGCAATCAGGTGCTGGCGCAGCTCGAGCTGCACGCGCGAGCGGAGTCGTACGAGAAGAAGGTGTACACGCTGCCCAAGCACCTCGACGAGAAGGTGGCGCGACTGCACCTCGACAAGCTGGGCGTGAAGTTGACCACGTTGACGGCGGATCAGGCGAGCTACATTGGCGTGGATGTGAATGGGCCGTACAAGGCCGCCCACTACAAATACTGA
- a CDS encoding MlaE family ABC transporter permease has translation MSTAVTRGISNVGRLARRLLEPVGAGAHFTGEVLRAMRETREWVPEFSTHARTLGVGSLPIGIFIALFTGIVLALLASYSVGDMVPPYFVGTLVQKTVTLELAPVLTGLALAGRVGANIAAELGTMRVTEQIDALETLTFDPMSHLVVPRVLASALMFPMVVGVAMVVGLISGWLASLSLLDLSTPQFLKGVRIFFQDFDVRYGLVKSASFGAAVALIGCRAGLTTMGGAQGVGRSATRAVVISAVMILVLDAFWALVWLTNRSLR, from the coding sequence ATGAGCACGGCCGTCACGCGTGGCATCAGCAACGTCGGACGTCTTGCACGACGTCTGCTCGAACCCGTGGGCGCCGGCGCGCACTTCACGGGCGAAGTACTGCGCGCGATGCGCGAGACACGTGAATGGGTGCCCGAGTTCTCCACCCACGCACGCACGCTGGGTGTGGGGTCACTGCCCATCGGCATCTTCATTGCACTCTTCACGGGCATCGTGCTTGCCCTGTTGGCCAGCTACAGTGTGGGAGACATGGTACCACCGTACTTTGTCGGCACGCTGGTGCAGAAGACCGTCACGCTCGAGCTCGCACCGGTGCTCACCGGCCTCGCACTGGCGGGCCGTGTGGGGGCCAACATTGCCGCCGAGCTGGGCACCATGCGTGTCACGGAGCAGATCGACGCACTCGAGACGCTCACCTTCGACCCCATGAGTCATCTCGTCGTGCCACGCGTGCTGGCCTCGGCACTCATGTTTCCCATGGTGGTGGGCGTGGCCATGGTCGTGGGACTGATCTCGGGCTGGCTGGCGTCGTTGTCGCTGCTCGATCTCTCCACGCCGCAATTTCTCAAGGGCGTGCGCATTTTCTTCCAGGATTTCGACGTGCGCTACGGCCTCGTCAAGTCTGCAAGCTTCGGAGCCGCCGTGGCGCTCATTGGCTGCCGTGCGGGGCTCACCACCATGGGTGGCGCGCAGGGTGTGGGCCGCAGTGCCACACGCGCCGTCGTCATTTCCGCCGTCATGATTCTCGTGCTTGACGCGTTCTGGGCCCTCGTCTGGCTCACCAACCGTTCCCTGCGATGA
- a CDS encoding M48 family metalloprotease has protein sequence MTLVTMTALGVSLLLGACATNPVTGRRELSLVSEAQEIQMGKQASQNDVRRVGELAGTPAEALVKRIGVRMAAQSERPSLPWEFHLLDDAAVNAFAYPGGFIFVTRGLLTHLNSEAELAEVIGHEIGHVTAKHSVAQMSQAQLAQIGLVGASIFSSTVAKYGDVLGTGASLLFLKFGRDDELQSDALGFKYSLALKYDVRESPKVFTTLGRLSGGAGRIPEWQSTHPDPGNRVQRAEQRIAATPPAELQGLTVNRDSYLKLLDGMVFGENPRQGYFKGVRFLHPDLQFQLDFPANWRTANQPEAVVGLSPDQQAQMVLQLAEGTPAAAVSRFVQQQGITVKQTSQNSVNGLASAQASFDAQTESGVLNGLVVAVAHRNQTYLLLGLTVPAVAGQRGPELEASMRSFRPVTDQAVLNVQPAKVQLMTLPQRMTAQEFVQRYPSSIPAEQVYIINGVEAATTLPSGTVVKRVVGGVTP, from the coding sequence GTGACACTCGTCACCATGACGGCACTCGGCGTCTCGCTGCTGCTGGGCGCCTGCGCCACGAATCCGGTGACGGGACGTCGCGAGCTGTCCCTGGTGTCGGAAGCGCAGGAAATCCAGATGGGCAAGCAGGCCTCACAGAACGATGTGCGGCGCGTGGGAGAACTGGCCGGCACCCCGGCGGAGGCGCTGGTCAAACGCATCGGGGTGCGCATGGCGGCGCAGTCGGAACGTCCGTCGCTGCCTTGGGAATTTCATCTGCTCGACGACGCGGCCGTGAATGCCTTTGCCTATCCGGGCGGGTTCATCTTTGTCACGCGCGGGCTGCTCACGCATCTGAACAGCGAGGCCGAACTGGCCGAAGTCATTGGCCACGAGATCGGGCACGTGACGGCCAAACATTCGGTGGCGCAAATGAGTCAGGCGCAGCTGGCGCAGATTGGGCTCGTGGGCGCGAGCATCTTTTCGTCGACCGTGGCCAAGTACGGTGATGTGCTGGGCACGGGCGCGTCCCTGCTGTTCCTCAAGTTCGGACGCGATGACGAGCTGCAGTCCGATGCGCTGGGCTTCAAGTACTCACTGGCACTCAAGTACGATGTGCGCGAGTCGCCCAAGGTGTTCACCACGCTCGGCCGCCTGAGCGGCGGCGCGGGTCGCATTCCCGAGTGGCAGAGCACGCACCCCGACCCGGGCAATCGCGTGCAGCGTGCCGAGCAGCGCATTGCGGCCACGCCGCCGGCGGAGTTGCAGGGGCTGACGGTGAACCGCGACAGCTATCTCAAGCTGCTCGACGGCATGGTGTTCGGCGAGAATCCGCGTCAGGGTTACTTCAAGGGCGTGCGTTTTCTGCATCCGGACCTGCAGTTCCAGCTCGACTTCCCGGCCAATTGGCGCACAGCCAATCAGCCGGAGGCCGTGGTGGGCTTGAGTCCCGATCAGCAGGCGCAGATGGTGCTGCAACTGGCCGAGGGCACACCGGCGGCCGCGGTGTCGCGCTTCGTGCAGCAGCAGGGCATCACCGTCAAACAGACGTCGCAGAACTCGGTCAATGGGCTGGCGTCGGCGCAGGCCAGCTTTGATGCGCAGACCGAATCCGGTGTGCTGAACGGACTGGTGGTGGCGGTGGCGCATCGCAATCAGACCTACCTGCTACTGGGGCTCACCGTGCCGGCGGTTGCGGGACAGCGTGGTCCCGAACTCGAGGCGTCCATGCGTTCGTTCCGCCCGGTGACCGACCAGGCGGTGCTGAATGTGCAGCCGGCCAAGGTGCAACTGATGACGCTGCCGCAGCGCATGACGGCGCAGGAGTTCGTGCAGCGCTATCCGAGCAGCATCCCGGCCGAGCAGGTGTACATCATCAACGGCGTGGAGGCGGCGACGACGCTGCCGTCGGGGACCGTGGTGAAGCGCGTGGTAGGTGGCGTGACGCCGTAA
- a CDS encoding MgtC/SapB family protein, with protein MLDLAIAGHLFTAVLIGLAVGIEREWSGHTHGPDGRFGGARTFALLGLVGGFAGWFLRLDYALIAAVLIGGAMLFVVAAYRAAMQRPGTTPDSTTEVVALVVVAMGTTAGLGFRTMASAAAALVVLLLAEKSKLQEILAKVAPTEMRAALQFAVLALIVLPLIPDGAFGPYDAFRPRQLWIVVLVFSALNFAGYIARRVIGETRGLAVTGLLGGLVSSTAVTLTFSRRSRDDESLALPLALGVVAACTVLVPRVLVISAMLQPAVGLAAITILGPSFVAGLSLIAFVLWRERSTRPGASAPRDGVDAALGQNPLGLASSLQMAVAFQVVLFAIAWVQRAAGETGVLASATLLGLTDVDALTVSMARYGSVPEQVPVAAAAMGIGVLSNTVLKGSMALVLGGARYRLHVAGGLAVLAVGLVLGLALGWP; from the coding sequence ATGCTGGACCTCGCAATCGCCGGGCATTTATTCACCGCCGTGCTGATCGGACTCGCCGTCGGCATTGAACGGGAATGGTCCGGTCACACCCACGGCCCGGACGGCCGCTTTGGCGGCGCCCGCACCTTTGCCCTGCTCGGGCTGGTTGGCGGGTTTGCAGGCTGGTTCCTCCGTCTGGACTACGCCCTGATCGCGGCCGTCCTGATCGGCGGCGCCATGTTGTTTGTGGTAGCCGCCTATCGCGCCGCCATGCAGCGCCCCGGCACCACCCCCGACAGCACCACCGAAGTCGTAGCCCTCGTGGTGGTGGCCATGGGAACCACCGCCGGCCTCGGCTTCCGCACCATGGCCAGCGCCGCCGCGGCCCTCGTGGTACTCCTACTGGCCGAAAAGTCCAAGCTCCAGGAGATCCTCGCCAAGGTCGCGCCCACTGAAATGCGCGCCGCCCTGCAGTTTGCTGTGCTGGCGCTCATTGTCCTGCCCCTCATTCCCGACGGCGCCTTCGGACCCTACGACGCCTTCCGTCCGCGGCAGCTCTGGATCGTCGTGCTCGTGTTCTCGGCGCTCAACTTTGCCGGCTACATCGCGCGCCGCGTCATCGGCGAAACCCGGGGCCTGGCCGTCACCGGTCTGCTCGGCGGACTCGTGTCGTCCACTGCCGTCACCCTCACCTTCAGTCGCCGCAGTCGCGACGACGAATCCCTCGCGTTGCCCCTCGCGCTCGGCGTGGTGGCCGCCTGCACCGTACTCGTGCCACGCGTGCTCGTCATCTCCGCCATGCTGCAGCCCGCCGTGGGTCTGGCCGCCATCACCATCCTCGGACCGTCCTTTGTGGCCGGGCTCTCGCTCATTGCCTTTGTGTTGTGGCGCGAGCGCAGTACGCGCCCCGGCGCATCCGCGCCGCGCGACGGCGTCGACGCCGCCCTTGGACAGAACCCGCTTGGTCTGGCATCGTCGCTGCAAATGGCCGTGGCCTTTCAGGTCGTGCTCTTTGCCATTGCCTGGGTGCAGCGGGCCGCCGGCGAAACCGGTGTGCTCGCGTCGGCCACCCTGCTGGGCCTCACCGACGTCGACGCGCTGACCGTGTCCATGGCGCGCTACGGCAGTGTGCCGGAGCAGGTGCCGGTGGCCGCAGCGGCCATGGGTATTGGCGTGCTGTCCAACACGGTGCTCAAGGGCAGCATGGCGCTTGTGCTTGGTGGGGCGCGCTACCGCCTGCATGTGGCCGGTGGACTGGCCGTGCTGGCCGTGGGGCTGGTGCTCGGTCTCGCGCTGGGATGGCCATGA
- a CDS encoding ArsR/SmtB family transcription factor: protein MTAPRLPIHDHMTELADPTRGRLLAALERQELTVGELALALQLPQSTVSRHLKILLDQGWVASRAEGASRWYRLHSALNARMQALWTLVHEAFVHTPVALQDAARLDAVVQARRSTTQSFFASASAEWDALRSEMFGARADLSALLALLDPTWVVGDLGCGTGALSAALAPHVHTVHAVDASPAMLSAAGARLAGLHNVQLHDGALEALPLDDHTLDVAVLMLVLHHVPDPLRALREVQRVLRPAGRVLIADMRPHAQERYRETMGHMWLGFSEQELQRWLHEAGFEVVRYTALPVDAAASGPAMFSCTAVAVPAPSLVLA, encoded by the coding sequence ATGACCGCGCCCCGGCTGCCAATCCACGACCACATGACCGAGTTGGCCGACCCTACGCGGGGTCGGCTGCTGGCGGCGTTGGAGCGGCAGGAGCTCACGGTGGGCGAGCTGGCGCTGGCCCTGCAGCTGCCGCAGAGCACCGTGAGCCGTCACCTCAAGATCCTGCTCGATCAGGGCTGGGTGGCCTCGCGGGCCGAGGGGGCGAGCCGCTGGTACCGCCTCCACTCGGCGCTCAATGCGCGCATGCAGGCGCTGTGGACGCTGGTGCATGAGGCCTTTGTGCACACGCCGGTGGCGCTGCAGGACGCGGCGCGACTGGATGCCGTGGTACAGGCGCGGCGCAGCACCACGCAGTCGTTTTTTGCCAGTGCGAGCGCCGAGTGGGATGCGCTGCGCAGCGAAATGTTTGGTGCGCGCGCGGACCTGAGTGCGCTGCTGGCCCTGCTCGACCCTACGTGGGTGGTGGGTGACCTGGGCTGCGGTACCGGCGCTCTGAGTGCCGCGCTCGCGCCGCATGTGCACACGGTACATGCCGTGGACGCGTCGCCGGCCATGCTGTCGGCCGCCGGTGCGCGACTGGCGGGTCTGCACAATGTGCAGCTGCATGACGGCGCACTCGAGGCGTTGCCACTCGATGATCACACGCTCGATGTCGCGGTCCTGATGCTGGTGCTGCATCACGTGCCGGACCCGCTGCGTGCGCTGCGCGAGGTGCAACGAGTCCTGCGACCCGCCGGGCGTGTGCTCATTGCCGATATGCGTCCGCATGCGCAGGAGCGATACCGGGAAACCATGGGCCACATGTGGCTGGGTTTCTCCGAGCAGGAGTTGCAGCGCTGGTTGCACGAAGCCGGCTTTGAGGTCGTTCGCTACACGGCATTGCCGGTTGATGCGGCGGCCAGTGGGCCGGCGATGTTCAGTTGTACGGCGGTCGCGGTACCGGCGCCCAGTCTGGTTCTAGCGTGA
- a CDS encoding phospholipase D-like domain-containing protein encodes MADTNDNVSANAHATATADAKAASSAALVKTRRVPRELRAWKALRVARQLPDGVSDPAFRALVQRIDGGPMHTSPPVALYADGEAAFARMGEAIASAVREVLVETYILRDDRIGEAVQTALLACAARGVRVCVLADAVGSFTTRERFWDRLTAGGVAVRHFHRFWHHPLEALRRDHRKLLVVDRRVAFTGGMNIAEEYGSSIRRHHDAWRDSAVELRGTVAEELAAVFAEGWDRARGEPLPGLEYVSWADGVVHGPPRVERPFSARALSARVQWQVQSRLARRLARRRDRTRGRLVRRPLGETGTPDGDEPSVLVLDPRPGRAQRETLTILAALVGGARKRLWITTPYFAPPTRALRMLAAAAARGVDVRLLLPSARTDVPLVRHAAHGAYGMLLKRGVRIYEYAAATLHAKTLVVDDVVGLIGSSNLDFRSFWLNAECNVLVFDEGFAGELAEDFLEDVADSVEIVASDWEARGLGHRLLDAGARAMRWAL; translated from the coding sequence ATGGCTGACACGAATGACAATGTGAGCGCGAATGCACACGCCACGGCGACGGCCGATGCGAAGGCAGCGTCAAGCGCGGCGTTGGTAAAGACCAGACGGGTTCCGCGTGAGCTGCGCGCGTGGAAGGCTCTGCGCGTGGCGCGGCAACTGCCGGACGGTGTGTCCGACCCGGCATTTCGTGCGTTGGTGCAGCGCATCGATGGTGGACCCATGCATACCAGTCCACCGGTCGCGCTTTATGCCGACGGCGAAGCGGCGTTCGCGCGCATGGGTGAAGCGATTGCGTCGGCCGTGCGCGAGGTGCTGGTGGAGACCTACATCCTGCGCGACGATCGTATTGGCGAAGCGGTGCAGACGGCGCTGCTGGCCTGTGCAGCGCGCGGTGTGCGCGTCTGTGTGCTGGCCGACGCGGTGGGGTCGTTCACAACGCGCGAGCGCTTCTGGGATCGGCTCACCGCAGGCGGTGTGGCCGTGCGGCACTTTCATCGCTTCTGGCATCATCCGCTCGAGGCACTGCGCCGCGATCATCGCAAGCTGCTGGTGGTGGATCGACGCGTGGCGTTCACCGGCGGCATGAACATCGCCGAAGAGTACGGGTCGAGTATTCGGCGGCACCATGACGCGTGGCGTGATTCGGCGGTCGAGCTGCGTGGGACGGTGGCCGAGGAGTTGGCGGCGGTGTTTGCCGAGGGCTGGGACCGCGCGCGCGGCGAGCCGCTCCCGGGCCTCGAGTACGTGAGCTGGGCCGATGGCGTGGTGCATGGCCCCCCGCGTGTCGAGCGGCCGTTCAGTGCGCGGGCGCTGAGTGCACGCGTGCAATGGCAGGTGCAGAGCCGTCTGGCGCGGCGGTTGGCGCGTCGTCGTGATCGGACACGGGGCCGACTGGTGCGGCGTCCGCTGGGTGAGACGGGCACACCAGACGGTGACGAGCCGTCGGTGCTGGTGCTCGATCCTCGTCCGGGTCGGGCGCAGCGCGAGACGCTCACCATTCTCGCGGCGCTGGTGGGTGGCGCGCGCAAGCGGCTGTGGATTACGACACCGTACTTCGCGCCACCCACGCGGGCGCTGCGCATGCTGGCGGCCGCGGCCGCGCGCGGTGTGGATGTGCGGCTGCTCTTGCCCAGTGCGCGCACCGATGTGCCGCTGGTGCGGCACGCGGCGCATGGCGCCTATGGCATGCTGCTCAAGCGGGGGGTGCGCATTTACGAATATGCGGCGGCCACGCTGCACGCCAAAACGCTGGTGGTGGACGACGTCGTGGGACTGATCGGGTCGTCCAACCTGGATTTTCGATCGTTCTGGCTGAATGCGGAGTGCAATGTGCTGGTGTTCGACGAGGGATTTGCGGGTGAACTGGCGGAGGATTTTCTGGAGGATGTGGCGGACAGTGTGGAGATTGTCGCTTCTGACTGGGAGGCGCGGGGTCTGGGGCACAGGCTGCTGGACGCTGGGGCGCGGGCCATGCGGTGGGCGCTGTAG
- a CDS encoding MlaD family protein: MTSPKRISDFVVGLTVIVITVVLIGGTLWLKQADLGGRTRHLTVRSRDVGGVSLGNPVVIRGVRAGRVEAIALGDNDWVVLKLGIDRSVDLPADPIVLLAASSLFGEWQATVMSRDGIPNDRELRAAIAEARTTSDTLAGAVLPDIAQLTAVAGRISGDVAKVAERVQVAFDDEAAKELRASIRNVAELSTELARTIKVQSRNLDRISTDVQSGLETVNNAAFKLNAFSSRLDSATSRGEIQAIVGNTQSAAKELAATTASLRDITARLDRAESQLSRAVARADTVFAKANSRDGTIGLMLNDPALYQQSDSLVRELRVLIADIKKNPRRYINVRVF, translated from the coding sequence ATGACCTCTCCAAAACGCATCAGCGATTTTGTCGTGGGCCTCACGGTCATTGTGATCACCGTCGTGCTCATCGGTGGCACGCTCTGGCTCAAGCAGGCCGACCTGGGTGGCCGCACGCGCCATCTCACCGTGCGTTCGCGCGACGTGGGTGGCGTATCGCTTGGCAATCCCGTCGTCATTCGCGGCGTGCGCGCCGGCCGCGTGGAAGCCATCGCTCTGGGCGACAACGACTGGGTGGTGCTCAAGTTGGGCATCGACCGCAGTGTCGACCTGCCCGCCGATCCCATCGTGCTGCTGGCCGCCTCCAGTCTCTTCGGCGAGTGGCAGGCCACCGTCATGTCGCGCGACGGCATTCCCAACGACCGCGAACTGCGTGCCGCCATTGCCGAGGCCCGCACCACCAGCGACACCTTGGCGGGTGCCGTGCTGCCCGACATTGCGCAGCTCACGGCCGTGGCCGGCCGCATTTCCGGCGACGTGGCCAAGGTGGCCGAGCGGGTGCAGGTGGCCTTCGATGACGAGGCGGCCAAGGAACTGCGTGCGTCCATTCGTAACGTGGCCGAGCTGTCCACCGAGCTGGCGCGCACCATCAAGGTGCAGTCGCGCAATCTCGATCGCATCAGCACGGACGTGCAGTCCGGTCTCGAAACCGTGAACAACGCGGCGTTCAAGCTCAACGCATTCTCCTCGCGTCTCGACTCCGCCACCAGCCGCGGCGAAATCCAGGCCATTGTGGGCAACACGCAGAGCGCCGCCAAGGAACTCGCCGCCACCACGGCCTCACTGCGCGACATCACTGCACGCCTCGACCGCGCCGAGTCGCAACTATCGCGCGCCGTGGCGCGGGCCGACACCGTGTTCGCCAAGGCCAACAGCCGTGACGGCACCATCGGTCTCATGCTCAACGATCCGGCGCTGTATCAGCAGAGCGACTCGCTAGTGCGTGAGCTGCGCGTGCTCATCGCCGACATCAAGAAGAATCCGCGGCGATACATCAACGTGCGGGTGTTCTGA